The following are from one region of the Stigmatella ashevillena genome:
- a CDS encoding ferritin-like domain-containing protein, which yields MEVKSEVVKLRSLAQLDADAVGTYDAALSRIAEPLVRERLNEFRVDHVRHIQDLNLLIERAGGEAVALSPDLKGAAMKGLTAVTSMMGTEAALVAMLGNEEFANRAYDLALQFDWSPEVLQLIQKNREDERRHLTWIRDAVRTRPWLREAARAAEGSEITS from the coding sequence ATGGAAGTGAAGTCCGAGGTGGTGAAGCTGCGGAGCCTGGCTCAACTCGACGCGGACGCGGTGGGAACGTACGACGCGGCGCTCTCGCGGATCGCCGAGCCGCTGGTGCGTGAGCGGCTCAATGAGTTCCGGGTGGACCACGTGCGCCACATTCAGGACCTCAACCTGCTCATCGAACGCGCCGGGGGAGAAGCCGTGGCGCTGAGCCCGGACCTGAAGGGCGCGGCGATGAAGGGCCTGACGGCGGTGACGAGCATGATGGGGACGGAGGCCGCCCTGGTGGCCATGCTCGGCAACGAGGAGTTCGCCAACCGTGCGTATGATCTCGCCCTCCAGTTCGACTGGAGCCCCGAGGTCCTCCAGCTCATCCAGAAGAACCGGGAAGACGAGCGCCGCCACCTGACGTGGATTCGTGACGCGGTGCGCACCCGCCCGTGGCTGCGCGAAGCGGCCCGCGCCGCGGAGGGTTCGGAAATCACCTCTTGA